Below is a genomic region from Triticum dicoccoides isolate Atlit2015 ecotype Zavitan chromosome 5A, WEW_v2.0, whole genome shotgun sequence.
CTGGCGATGCTTTCGGTGCCGGAGTTGGAACAAGTGCCGGCGATGGCATCGATGTAGGTGGTGCGGATTGAAGATCATGACGACGGATGAAAAGCGACCAAGATGATGATGGACGTGGTCATCGCCTTTGCATGAAGTCTTTTTGCGTTTGTCGTACAAAACTATGCTTTTATTTGCGCGAAAACTGTGTTTTATTGTTTGAATTTAAACTCAATTGCCGGAATCGCTGTCAAATTCGCTTATCGGGGGTTCTTGGTTTGCGGACCAACGCGGACTTTCACATGTCTGCTCAGTCGCAGTCCATGTCGGCCCGCAAATCCGTTTTTCAGCGAATTGTAAACGTATTTTACGGGTTGACATTATACGGGATGTGCTAGAGATACTCTTATTCACCCGCGTGTGATAGCGGTCCCACGTGTTCATTTCCTAGTAACCCTGCGAACAACATCACACATGATTGATTTTCTAACAATTATGTACACGAGCCCACACAATTCGCTCAATCTAACTACTATGTGTGATGTTCTCACATCACACGTGCCCGCGGTATCGCAGCGGCTGGTCTTAGCCAAGCGTGTGCGATGAGTCCTTGATCACGTACGATTCGGGCTGATGCACACGGATTTTATTTTGAACTTTATGACGATGTCATTACACACATTTTTTTCTCGCTAACGTGTGTGATCGGAAGACTTAACAGTAGTACTACGTATCCACACTACACTAGTGGATATCTAGGCCCGTTCCCGTGCACGATCGGCTTGACCAGGACCGGACTACAGAGGTGCATTTTTCACCCATTCGGCCGTGCAAGGACGATGTCGAAACTTGGAAGCTGTTCGGTCGTGGAAAGATGGACGATGTGACAAACTGTGCATACAGGATGCCGTGCGTGCAGGCTTCACACATTGACAGTGACTCACTCGATGTATAGGTCCATTCAGCGGCGAGAAGAaatattttcattttattttatggaGGATGCGGCGAGAAGAAATATTGGCTTGTAGTAAAAGTAGAGGTTGTACTCTACAACGATCCGATTTTGTTTCACTTTCACGGCgtcttttggaatttttggagaccgAGCAAAGGGTAGCCTGGCTGCTTCCGGCGCCAGACGTGCACGTCGACCGCGCTGTCACACAAGTCCATGACTCTGCGATCTGCATCCATCCCATTCCTAGGTAGGTGTAGGTACTAGGTAGGTAGTAGGCACGGACGGGCAATGGCGTGGCGCGGTCACCCCGGAGAAGAGACCGCCCGGCCCGAGCACGACCTCCCCCGAGAACTCTCCAAAAACATCCCGCTCGCTCGGTGCCTGCGATGCGATTCCTCCCGTCCCGAGAGAAGCCCATTTTCTTCGTCTCCTCCCTCGGACTCGAGGAAATTAAGGGACAGAAAACGACCTCTGTGGCGGAGACCAAGGGCCAAGGGCTTCCACGGAACCGTGCCTACTGCAGCGGAGGACCGTGCGCTCCTTTCGGCCGCAGAAGAAAAGCCCGGGTGTCCGGCCCCAAAATCGAGACGTGCATTCTCCAATCGTTGCCTTGCGATAATGTTTGATGTAAATGCTcatatatttctttatggagggagtactatttgtGTGAAAAATGGTCGACGACAATAGTGAGCGGACCGCCATGGAGATGCTTGCTCTGAGTGGAGTACATATCGTCGAGACATCGAGGAGGGGCGACGTGACTACTGACTACGCACAAGGCACTCTCCACGACTCTGTGGTACTCCATACTTGGATTCCTAGCTATCCTAGCAGCAACAGGCAGGGACCGGCCGATTCGAGCTAGTCGCTGCCGTCCACACTGACCGCTCCCGTGCTCGTCCGTATGCATGGGCACGATGCCTCCCAAAGGTCCTCAAATTGACTACTCCTCAACTAATGGACACCAGCCAGCCTGCATGCCCTCGCAGGTTGCCGGCCACCAGGCTGCACATCAGTAGTTGGCCTCTGCACATGCCATACATGCCTCAGCCTTTGTCGAAAAACAATACACACTGCATGCCCCAGCGGTTAcattttttttaaacggaggcaaaagttttgccttATTAATTAATTAAGAAGAAAAGAATTGCTTAATTAATTAATGGAAACCAGCGGTTAAACTAGAGTCACCAACAAACGATCGATCACATCACACCGAGCCTTCCAACGTCTCCAACGGCCAGATCTTCTCAATGGAATAACTAACTAGGTTTTCACTCAACACGATGCTGTTGCTATTTTATAACCCATATATGAAATGACAAAAATGCCCCGTTTGTTGCAAGGATATTAGAGCATCTTTAGCCACGTACCTCTAATTCAACCCCTCAAACGCTCTCGGACGCGCCCGGTCAGTGACCGAGCGTGTCCGTTTTGAACCCTTACTTTTTCGTTCGCACAGCCACACTATTTTTTTCATATGTCCGGTCACTTGCACGTGATTGGTGGGCaagaagagagagaaagaaaagaatgaataaagaaaaagaaaaagtgataTGGGATGGGGTCGCGTCATACGTGGCGGACTCACCGGGCATGCCCGGGCGCGTCCGCGAGCCCTCATATCGTCCTTATATTTGAGATGGATATGAGGGGGTGCTCCGGGCGTTTGAGAAGGATATGAGGGGTCTAGTTGGGTCGCGTTTTCGTGATAGTGACCGAACGGCCTGTCCGGGCGTTTGAGATGGATATGATGGGTCCGGTTGTAGATGTTCTTACATTTTTATGCATTCGGAATTTATCCGACGACTGAAATTGATGGGGTAAATATTCAATGACTCACAGCGATTTGGATCGAGATCGGACGGTCTGTGTCGTGAGATGATTCCAATCGGACAGCCGAGAAGCTCTGAGCTCTAAAGAGGCTCAGGTTCAGACCTAaatctaagagcaactctagcagaccccacatTTTGCCGACCTGCAAAATGTGTTTGCAGGTCGCACGAGGGCGGTTATGGAGGCCGAAATTTGCGGCGGCAGACTAGAAATCGCAAACAAACCCCTAAATTTTAAAAAAAGTTGTTTCACGCGAGAAATTTAAGCAACAGCTCGCCGGAGCTCGCTCGCATAGATGGTTCTTCTTCGCATATAAGTTCATACAAGCCACATACATACATAAAGGTTAGATATGGTAGACAGGGCCTACGCTACCGCACCACTGCAACAAAATTGAGCTCACTGGAGCTCCTGCGGTATTTGCCCACCGGCGCGATCaatcggagtcggagtcggagtcgaggtCGACGAAGAGCTTCGCCTGCTCCTCCTTCATCACGCGCAGGTCGGCCTCCTTCGATGCGTGCGCCTGCGATGCCGTGAGGCCCGTCTCGAGGAAGAGCCGCTCGTACTCGAGCTCGCGCCGGATGCGCTCTTCCATCTCTTCCTGATCTCTCGCCGACCGCTCGAGGACGAcgcgctcgaggagctcctcttgcCCCGGTGGGAGGTAGTCCTTGGGTCCGATGACGCCTCGGCGCGGCGGCGCATCGGGCACGGCCTTCTCCGGCTCCCTCTTCACCGGAACGAGCCGCAAGCTCGATGCGCCCGCGGATGAGCACCACGCGGACCCGTGGCCGGATGAGCTCCCCGCGGACCAGTTGCCGGAGGAGGCGCGGCGGTGACGGGCGCGCTCGAGCTCGAACTCGTCGAGCTCGCTCCGGTCGAATGCCGACGGCGGCCGGGCCCCCTGGTTGAGCCACCGACGCGCCCCCCGCTTGCGCGCGACGTCAGATCtggtgtggcggcggcgctccGCCTCATCCCCGAGTCGGCCATGGTGGTTCAAGGCTCGCCGGTGGCGAGAAATCGAGTGGCGTCGGGGGAATTGAAGGGGAACGCGGCGGGGGGAGGATAGGGTTTTGACCCGCATCTGGCCCGCAAACCCGCAGTTATAGTGGCTCGGGGGTTGCGTTTGCGGGCTGCGGCAAAAAATTTACGGGCCGGACACCGATGCGGGCTCTAATCTGGCCAGAAAAATGTATCGAGCCCGTATAATCGCCGGAATTATGTGAGTTCGCGCCGGATGCgggatctgctagagttgctctaactaTGATATTTTCCACACGGTCCCTATGTATCTATCCGTTTGTTTCATCCGCCGTCGGGGCGCTCCTCCTGCTTCCGTCCGCTAGATACGGTACGACGACGCATGCATACCTGAGCGCTGGTTTCCATGGAGATTTGTGACTTTTCTGCGGTGGCCGCCCGAGTACGTACAAAACGTGATGGCTGTCTTTTTGGTGGATGGGAACAGAACAGAAAATTATACGTATATGTTTCTCGTGAGAATTGTATACGTTTCTGGACCGTTTTTTTAGGGTTCCTGGgtattcttttttttctctctctttttttgcgaGAAGGTTCCTGTGTATTCTTGGTGCTGTAGAAAACTGCATGCATGTAAATGTAGTGAATCGCGGGCAGAAAAGAAAAATGCATGCATGCGTGGCGCGTGTAGCGTTGCTCCTAGTCCTAGCCTAGGTCGACCGAAACTTATCTGTCTTGTGGTTACTGGCACtctacatttttattttattttgagagaGACCTGTGCTCCAATTTGTACTAGCACGCATACGGCCCCATGACATTTTGTGTAAAGCACGGGCGACCGTTGACGGTGATGGGTCACATTTTGTTCACGTGAACAGACCCGGCTAGCGAATCCTTAAAATGTCGTCATTGCTTAGATCATGCAGCGTTTTTTGTCTTGTTTAAGTTAACATCTCGAAATTTATTAATTAGGGTGTGTAAACGCAGAAAACTGATTTCTATAGGTGAACACCTCTCCTGCTGTGCGGTGTACTCGTACGAAATTTACTAATTGCACCCACTAGTTCTTTTTTCTGCGAGAAAACTTCTAATCTATTCATGAACTGTCATGGTAGTAaaaaacactagaaataataaaaattacatccagatcaattgactacctagcgacgactacaaacactagagcgagccgaaggcgcgccgcctttATCGCCCCTCCTTTACCGGCGCCAGgccaagagcaactctagcagaccccgtatatcTCGCGAACCCGCAAATTTCCGGCGAGTATATGGGCTCGGCCCAATTTTCTGTTCAGAACGGAGCATGTATACTTGTCAGACCCGTCATTTTTTAACTGCAGCCCGCAAACCGCCCCCCCCTCCCCGAAGCCGTATATCTAGGGTTTTGTGGGACAGATATGGGCTCTCTCCCCCGCATTTTCTCGCCGCCGGTGAGCCCTCTTCCGCCTCCAAACGTCATGTGGGGCTGTATGTGGAACTCCGGCGGCAGCGGCGACCCCGAGCGCGAGCGTTGTGTCCGCGCGGTACGGAAGTGGACGAACAAGGGCCTCGAGCCGCCATCAATGCTCCTCCGTCGTGAGACAGAGGAGGGGCCCTTCCGGCGCGACGcttctccccgtgaagagggagtggtcggaggagCCAGAGAAGATCGAGCTCGTCGCCGTCAAGCAGGAGCCCCAGGAGATCGAGCGCCGAGACGTCGTCGGGCCCGAAGATTTCGTGGCCGCTGTCGACGTGGTCGTGGCCGCCATTGCCAAACGGAGtttgcgcgaggaggcggagcatTAGCGCCACGACGAGGAGCTCGAAGACCTCATCCTCAAGCAGACGGTCGCGACCAACCTTGCCGCGAAGGACAAGGACGACGAGTTGCGGCGCATTCGCGAGGAGCAGAGGCAGAAGTTGATCGATGTCGACAGCTCCGACAAGGAGGACTGAGCTCCTCCACCGCGCCATCCTTGGCCGCGAGCTCGTCCATTTTGATACATCGACCTCGGCCTCGCCGCCGCGAGATCCCCCACCCCccctctagtagtagtagtagaatgtAGTACGTATGATCATGTAGTATGTGATGAATTAGTGTATGATcatgtagtatgtgatgaactagTGTGGTTGCAATTTCTTCCGAGAAAGGTTTTTTAAAAAATTATACATTTTCATATACAGGGTCTACTCTGCCGCGCATGATTTCGATCCGCAAAACATATCTTCATCGAACTGTAAACGCCTTATACGGCTCGGAattatacggggtctgctagagatgctctaaactCGTTGTAGTAGATAGTACATACGTATaactgagaaattgaaaacagcatgACCAACCGATAAATTTTGTTTtaaattgtttggattgcttaccatgTATGTATGTCACGTGGTACCACCGATGGACTTTATTTTTTCGGGAGAAAGACCGACCGATGGACTTGGTGGAGTGGAGTGGCAGGGATCCAAGTTCAACCTCGTACGTGCAATACCACCAACTATCTCTGGCTCCGAGCCCGCCGTAGTACATGCAAGTGCCGTGCATTCCGATCGCGGCACGGCACGGGGCAGACATCTGCATGGGCGAACCGCCGCAGCCGCCGTGATCCGAGGGTCGGCGCCTCCcacttccttccttcctccccaCTCGTCAGTGAGTGACACGCACAAGGGAAGTCTCGCCCCGCCCGCGTATAAGTAGCCGCCCACCGCTTGGCCCGGGGCCGAGataccacgccgccgccgccgccgcctttgtgCACCACAACCACACTACACCAGCTGTTTCTACCGCCGCGCCGCTTCCTCCCTTCATCCTAGCTAGCCCCGCCACCGCCGCGCGTTCGGATTACCGGTACGTAGAATCTCCCGTCCGTCCGCCGCTCGGTTTGGTTTCTATCTAGCactccctccataaactaatataaaagcgtttagaatactaaaatagtgatctaaacatttttatattagtttacggagggagtactgtggTCTGTGGGCAGCCAAGATCGGCAGTCCTTCCTCCGCGCCGTCTGGATGGACGGATGGATGCAGTAGCCGGTCATGTGACGAGCTGGCTTTTCCGGCGGTTTCTCTTTCATTTCACAATTTTGCAGCTACGTGCTCGCCTTGTGTGATTCACTCTCCACGTCCACGACTGGGCTGATTTCCTCTCGAGTTTCTGTAGCAAAATTCTTGTATATACTCCAGTAACTAGACCTGACGTCTTTCGTAACAACAAGTTGAGGTGATGAGCTCTTCTTCGGTTCTTCCTCGTCAAGTCGTGTGTGTAGAGCACATTAGTTTACCCCGTGCGTCGTTTCTATTGGTAGCTAGCACTACGGCTACTATCAACTTCTTTCTGGTCTAAGCAAAAGCAAACAGAATTTTCTCTTCGAGTTTAAGCCATCCCATCCCAGGAAAATACCCTGGTTCTCAATGAACCTGATTAAAGAAAAGTTTCTTGGAAAAAAATTAGTAATTCAGGAAAAGGTTAAAACTTTGAAACTTTTTTCAAACGAACTTCCTACTGGCGTACTTGTACAAAAGTTTCGACAACGAAAAACTCCCATAAAAAAATCTGAGCAGAaaaaaacaaattttccaggacaatATACAACCAATAGTATAACTATAATATAGTGTTGGTTTTGTTTTTTTCGCCAACAATACCACGAAAGTCATTTCTTCGCAAAACATTTTTACGCGAGTGTAACGCTTGAGCAAGTTTGTTGTCAAATTCATGATTTCTCGACTATTTTTGTGGttactctttttttttttttttaagAAATGGGTGCACCTACCGCCAGGTTCTATTTGTTCCCCTCCTCTGATCTGATGCCTATTTTTATATAAGAGTTGAGGTTGTTTCTCTCATCAGCTCATGGATCTACTGCGGAGCCCCGTCAAGGGAGTGGTCGCGGATGTCAAAGGGAGAGCGCCTTGGTACAAGGACGACTGGCTTGCAGGCCTTCGAGCTGGCTTCGGGTCAGTTTTCTTCTTGTATTTTGTACTTCCTCTGTTTACAGGCGTTTTAGACAATTTAGACAGTGCCTAAAACAGTTCAAAGCTAGCTGTCCAAAACGTCTTATAAAAACAAATCAAGGGGAGTATATAATATAAACAAGCCCAACAAGATCAATTTTTTACATGTTTACAAAGAGATTTGCTTATGTTTCTTCACTTCTAATGTTCGTTTGCCAGGATATTGGCCCCTACCATGTATATATTCTTCGCCTCCGCACTCCCTGTCATCGCATTCGGAGAGCAGCTCAGCAACGAAACAAGTAAGATAAATAGTCCCAAACAATTTTAGCCGTCTATATTCTTGATCCAGGGCCATATGATTCTCTTACCTTCTAAGAGGTAAGATCACTAAATAGGCAATAAATTTTGGATTTTGGAAGGACAGGgattttttagaaaaggagaaaGACAGGGATTAATAAtatgaaaatactatattgctataACTCTTGCCATATCGACTATcacatgaaaataaataaataaataaaattcagAAAATAGTATACATACTTTAACTTGTATATGCATCAACATGTTTGCAAGTTTGATAAACTACAAATTTGACATATGAATGGAACTGTTGCATACAATTTAAATTATGCATTTGTTTTTAGTCAGATATCAGTTTATTCAAAACAAAAAATTGAGAATCCATTGACAACGGTTTTGTTCCGCATACAAAATTAAATTTGATTTGTTTTGTTTGGATTTTTTAAGGCACACACAATTTCTTTGAGCCATCCATCCATATTTAGTTTGTTTTTCTAATACGTTAGAATCTTTTCAGATATGTTAGATCTTTGTACCACAAGATGTAAAATTTTCTTAGAATGTTTCATCTCCATATACATGGAGTTCACTAATTTAATTCCGTTTTCGCAAATAAATATAGTAATTTAATCACCTTGATTTGGTGAATAAAGTGTCTGATTTGCTTAGGAAAGACAATAATGTGCATTAGTAGTTCCCTTTTTATGCCACAATGCATTAATTGGAGGATCCAGTATAATCTTTTTGCAATAAAAAGCATCAATAATCAAAGGCCAGGACTCATTACAACTCTGACCCCTCTAGAGGTAAGGAGAACCATTGTAAAATTGCTTAACAAGTAAATTCTTGCCCTCTTAATTTCCACACTCTACTACACATGGGGAAGTTTAAAATTTTCACGCAATCTGTAGCACTAAAGATGTGATCTGTTTCAGATGGTATTCTCAGCACAGTTGAAACTTTGGCATCTACGGCGATATGTGGGATAATACATGCGATTCTTGGTGGGCAACCCATGATGATCGTTGGAGTCGCAGAGCCTACTATTATCATGTACACGTATCTCTACAACTTTGCCAAGAAGCAGCCAGGGCTGGGAGAACGGCTATATTTGGCTTGGGCTGGATGGTACGTAGTAGTAGGTACTAAAACAGATTCCACCTCCATCATGTGACAGCTTTGATATTGTAAACATGCATGCTCTCTCTTGAAGTGCAGGGTCTGCATTTGGACTGCCATCATGCTGTTTCTCTTGGCAATGTTCAATGCTTCCAATGTTATAAGCAGATTCACGAGGGTTGCAGGAGAACTTTTCGGGATGTTGATCACCGTTCTCTTTCTGCAAGAAGCTATCAAGGTATGCCATCATGTCTAGTAAATTAATCCTAGTTATTATTATTTTCACCGTGCGGAGAATACTTAATACGGGGACTATCTATGTATTGCAGGGAATCGTGAGTGAGTTCAGTATGCCGAAAGATGCTGAGATCTCTGACCGCAGTTCGGCTACTTACCAGTTCCAGTGGATATATGTCAATGGCCTACTTGGTGTCATCTTCTCAATTGGCCTGCTATACAGTGCACTCAAGACTAGGCGGGCAAGGTCATGGCTGTATGGCATAGGTTGGTCACACGTTTACGCCATTTATCTTGTTGTGTCTATCTATTAGTTAAGCTCAAACCTATCAAACTCTCTGCCATGTTCACTGATCATCTTGCCTTTAAGTTGCCGCTTGCAGGATGGATTAGGAGCTTCATCGCCGATTATGGTGTCCCGCTTATGGTGATCGTGTGGACAGCATTTTCGCACGCACTACCGAGCGGTGTCCCTTCAGGAGTGCCTAGGAGGCTCTTCAGCCCACTTCCCTGGGAGTCAAGTTCACTGGGGCATTGGACTGTAGCAAAGGTATCAAGTCAAATTGCTTGTGGTTCTACATGTATAGATGTTTTTCATGGTCTCCATAGTTCAAACTTAGTAAAGCTTATAAATATTGAGTGCCATGGGTCTCATGAATGTTTCTTTTTGGTGTTTACTTTCAGGATTTATTTTCTGTCCCTCCAGTATATATATTTGCAGCCATCGTGCCTGCTTTGATGGTTGCTGGACTTTACTTCTTTGATCATAGTGTAGCTTCACAGTTGGCTCAGCAACAGGAGTTCAATTTGAAAAAACCTTCTGCCTACCATTACGACATTTTGGTACTTGGATTCATGGTATGTGGTGTCTAACTCATTCTATTTGCAAACTCTTCTTTTGTGAGCCTTTTCACGGTTTTGTTAAGAACCTCTAATAGTCAagagcattgttgaggaaatcgttaactggtaactgctcggttggctggcgagtaggggattaataggctaatcggcaagttaatcggccatttaatcaattaatcagacgatttatcaatttatcggctactcggtgaccctatgagtagggattaatcggcaagttaactggttaatcggatgaattcttgaacaggggtcaAGAGTGAAGTGCATCCTAGGTCCTCAAACTATTTCAGAGTTGCTCGGACTATGAAAAAAGTGTCATACAGGTCCTTGAAGGTCCTCGAAGTGCAATAAGTGTATGCATATGTGACACCTCTGAAATAGTTCGGGGACCTGGATGACACACATTGTGGTTCGAGGAATTGAATGACAATTTTCATAGTTTGAGGACCTATGTGACACCTCTGAAATGATCTTCAGACCGGACTACGTTTTAATTCCAAATTCTGATTCACCAGGTCATGTTTCCTTTTCTCATAGTATATATGTGAATGGTGCAGGTCCTACTATGCGGTTTGATTGGCATTCCTCCAGCAAATGGAGTACTCCCTCAGTCCCCCATGCATACAAGAAGCCTTGCTGTCCTCAAGGGGCAGGTGAGTGAGATTCAGACTGATTTGCATCATTTGCTACAGTAGCCAGTTTTGCTCATCCCTCTTCTCTTTTTTCTGTCAATTTAGTTAATGCGCAAAAAGATGCTTCAAACTGCCAAAGAGGGCATGTCGAACCGTGCAAGCAGTTTGGAAATCTATGGCAAGATGCATGAAGTGTTCATTGAAATGGATAATAAACAGGATGTGAGTTTCTCAATCTTAGTCATCTTACTATCTTATTTCCCCTTCATGTCATACACAACAAATAAGTCTTTTTGTAGCGAACAATATTGCAACAGTTGCCAGAGTGACTTCTCGGCTAAAAATATCTGTCATGCAGGCTGATTCTGTTGACAACGACTTGAAGAGCTTGAAGGATGCTGTGCTGCGTGAGGGCGACGAGGATGGAAAATTGGCTCGAGAATTTGATCCTAGAAAACATATCGAAGCACATTTGCCCGTTCGCGTTAACGAGCAGAGACTAAGCAACCTGCTGCAATCCCTACTGGTTGGTGGCTGTGTTGCAGCTATGCCGGTTATCAAGATGATACCGACTTCGGTCCTCTGGGGTTACTTTGCCTACATGGCCATTGATAGTCTACCCGGGAACCAGTTTTGGGAAAGGATACAATTTTTGTGCATTGGAGCAAGCCGACGCTACAAGTAATGTCTAATCTGAATCTATCTGCTCATCTCATGCATCTGAACAAATGAACTTTATGAGTGCTTCCTCTCGGTATGCAACATATCACACTAACCCGCGGTATTGTAACCATTGCAGGGTCTTGGAAGGTCCCCATGCATCATT
It encodes:
- the LOC119304009 gene encoding boron transporter 4-like, which produces MDLLRSPVKGVVADVKGRAPWYKDDWLAGLRAGFGILAPTMYIFFASALPVIAFGEQLSNETNGILSTVETLASTAICGIIHAILGGQPMMIVGVAEPTIIMYTYLYNFAKKQPGLGERLYLAWAGWVCIWTAIMLFLLAMFNASNVISRFTRVAGELFGMLITVLFLQEAIKGIVSEFSMPKDAEISDRSSATYQFQWIYVNGLLGVIFSIGLLYSALKTRRARSWLYGIGWIRSFIADYGVPLMVIVWTAFSHALPSGVPSGVPRRLFSPLPWESSSLGHWTVAKDLFSVPPVYIFAAIVPALMVAGLYFFDHSVASQLAQQQEFNLKKPSAYHYDILVLGFMVLLCGLIGIPPANGVLPQSPMHTRSLAVLKGQLMRKKMLQTAKEGMSNRASSLEIYGKMHEVFIEMDNKQDADSVDNDLKSLKDAVLREGDEDGKLAREFDPRKHIEAHLPVRVNEQRLSNLLQSLLVGGCVAAMPVIKMIPTSVLWGYFAYMAIDSLPGNQFWERIQFLCIGASRRYKVLEGPHASFMESVSRRTIYVFTIFQIVYFLLCFGTTWIPIAGILFPLPFFLMILIRQYLLPKFFEPNDLRELDAAEYEELEGVQHEHTLLEEDGSFSGSCDSRIDAEILDELTTNRGELKHRVVCHREERHLQAHSNAVQPSV